ctttgattttcatttcttctttaaTTGACGCTTCCGATTCTCgattttcccttttcttcaCTAACTCTGCTAATTGAATGATTTTCGTTCTGCGAATGTGATTTCCAACGACTTTACCTAttttgctttatttttatttcctgTTCCAAACATCATAGCTGCAAGATTTTGACCCtacccatcttcttcttcaggaAAATTACGACCAATTGAACAAAGTATTCGATGATAATGATCATTCCTGGACTGCTTTGACATTGAAGGTAGGTTGTTTCTTGTGTTGGACATTGATTAATACAGTGATATGAAATGATGTCTGTAGCTTTTGGGTCTGAACTTTACTTTTTTGCTTCAtgtcctttgatttgaagaaCTGCTTGGTGTTTGAGGAAATGGTTTATTTCCTTATATATGACTGTATTTTGGGGCATTTTCAGATGTGCAATGCTCTTGATACTGCTACTAAGTTGGTTGAATCAACCAATTCAAATTCGagatttttgttggagaagattGTGGAGCTTGAACGTGTTTTGGAAAAGGGAGATTCCACAAGAGAAGCAGCCATGGCTATCCAAACCAGTTATAGCGAACAAGTTGCTCATGACTCTATTTCTCCTCGGAATGAAGGTTA
This genomic window from Benincasa hispida cultivar B227 chromosome 4, ASM972705v1, whole genome shotgun sequence contains:
- the LOC120076466 gene encoding uncharacterized protein LOC120076466 isoform X2 gives rise to the protein MRGTGGPLLCIGDLLCDVGEEEAGGTKGSNETPKSIPSPSSSSASVSTLFDVSESPDLPKLFQENYDQLNKVFDDNDHSWTALTLKMCNALDTATKLVESTNSNSRFLLEKIVELERVLEKGDSTREAAMAIQTSYSEQVAHDSISPRNEGTDS
- the LOC120076466 gene encoding uncharacterized protein LOC120076466 isoform X1, coding for MRGTGGPLLCIGDLLCDVGEEEAGGTKGSNETPKSIPSPSSSSASVSTLFDVSESPDLPKLFQENYDQLNKVFDDNDHSWTALTLKMCNALDTATKLVESTNSNSRFLLEKIVELERVLEKGDSTREAAMAIQTSYSEQVAHDSISPRNEGPHLLLLTV